Proteins encoded in a region of the Candidatus Obscuribacter sp. genome:
- a CDS encoding S41 family peptidase, with the protein MFERRVVARIGIPLALCLTFFGIQNLIIAKEKGPSKDHIVVADNGAPIPRPLVAQLTRSGTDPQGLYNQSWKLIKEQYYDQAFNGQNWSRWQHHYDGKLKTMDDSHKAIETMLASLADPYTRFLDKEAFADEKDQIEAHLFGVGMQLGMTEHKVVVIAPILDTPASRAGMMSGDEIVEVDGKSIKGQSLDQVVKQIRGAIGTEVEIGYMRKNERKKVKLKRAEIPIKAVTTAEFLPGNIGYIRLESFISNKATEEVKAALKQLNTADGIIIDLRHNPGGLLTNAIEIAGLFLPSKNVVVSTIDSDGYKQSSFVEGEPVCKLPMVVLINKGSASASEILSGALRDNGRAKLVGEKSFGKGLVQAINRLVDGSGINVTIAKYLTPNDTDIHKTGILPDYPVKTGEEDIKEAKDLKEKEIRGPWWIDYSMKEFKKRSPTDGKDAQLLKAEEVLRDEIAKVHTPNAPKASVVPAGGNNAPKYQN; encoded by the coding sequence TTGTTCGAGAGAAGAGTGGTAGCGCGCATCGGCATTCCTCTAGCCCTGTGCTTGACCTTTTTTGGAATTCAGAACCTGATTATTGCCAAAGAAAAAGGTCCGTCAAAAGACCATATCGTCGTAGCCGATAATGGCGCCCCCATCCCGAGACCACTTGTTGCCCAACTAACTCGCAGCGGTACAGATCCTCAAGGACTCTACAATCAATCCTGGAAGCTTATCAAGGAGCAGTATTACGACCAGGCATTTAATGGTCAAAACTGGTCCAGATGGCAGCATCACTATGATGGCAAGCTCAAAACAATGGACGATAGCCACAAAGCAATCGAGACCATGCTTGCCAGTCTGGCTGACCCTTACACAAGATTTTTAGACAAAGAAGCATTTGCCGACGAAAAAGACCAGATTGAAGCCCACCTCTTTGGTGTTGGCATGCAACTCGGTATGACCGAGCACAAAGTCGTAGTCATTGCTCCCATCCTCGATACTCCTGCTTCGAGAGCAGGCATGATGTCTGGCGACGAAATTGTGGAAGTTGACGGCAAATCAATCAAAGGCCAATCACTCGATCAAGTCGTCAAACAAATTCGCGGCGCCATTGGTACCGAAGTAGAAATCGGCTACATGCGCAAAAACGAGCGCAAAAAAGTCAAACTAAAACGGGCTGAAATCCCAATCAAAGCGGTTACGACGGCAGAATTTTTGCCAGGCAATATAGGTTATATCCGCCTGGAGAGCTTTATCTCCAATAAAGCCACAGAAGAAGTAAAGGCCGCCCTCAAACAGCTCAATACCGCCGACGGTATTATCATTGACTTGCGTCACAACCCGGGTGGTTTGCTCACCAATGCCATCGAAATTGCTGGTCTATTTTTGCCAAGCAAAAACGTGGTAGTGAGCACAATCGACTCTGATGGCTACAAGCAGTCATCTTTTGTAGAGGGCGAACCAGTCTGCAAATTGCCGATGGTTGTGCTTATCAACAAAGGCAGTGCTAGTGCTAGCGAAATCCTCTCTGGTGCACTGCGTGATAATGGTCGCGCCAAACTAGTGGGAGAGAAGTCCTTTGGTAAGGGTCTTGTACAGGCTATAAACCGCCTCGTAGACGGCTCTGGTATCAACGTCACTATCGCCAAATATCTCACACCAAATGACACCGATATCCACAAGACCGGTATCTTGCCTGACTATCCAGTCAAAACCGGTGAAGAAGACATCAAAGAAGCCAAAGACCTCAAAGAAAAAGAAATCCGTGGTCCCTGGTGGATTGATTACTCAATGAAGGAATTCAAGAAACGCAGTCCCACAGACGGTAAAGATGCGCAATTGCTCAAAGCCGAAGAAGTGCTGCGCGATGAAATCGCAAAAGTGCACACTCCTAATGCCCCCAAAGCATCGGTAGTGCCTGCAGGTGGCAACAACGCACCAAAATATCAAAACTAA
- a CDS encoding cob(I)yrinic acid a,c-diamide adenosyltransferase, whose protein sequence is MTTLDPVFEKPSSEKIRLYLGTGCGKTTAAFGLTLRALSKGMNVTLVFFDKLEENSSEGPALRVLANSKESNFGKLTMHYTGVNRLGTGPKGSFRLYSSPNGILPEDKDAASQGLQYIVQGLERKDDLVIGDELLDVARVGLVDFDSVKQALHHRVDPSVLVLTGRRAPDWLMAEASTISTTTQLRHHGRAIEGLDC, encoded by the coding sequence ATGACTACCCTAGATCCTGTGTTTGAAAAACCGAGCAGTGAAAAAATCAGGCTCTATTTAGGCACTGGCTGTGGCAAGACTACTGCTGCCTTTGGTCTGACATTAAGAGCGCTCAGTAAGGGTATGAATGTGACCCTGGTGTTTTTTGATAAGTTAGAAGAAAACTCATCGGAAGGACCAGCCTTGAGAGTCCTGGCCAATAGCAAAGAATCGAACTTTGGCAAATTGACGATGCACTACACCGGTGTCAATCGTCTCGGGACAGGTCCAAAAGGTAGCTTTAGACTCTATAGCTCACCAAATGGTATTTTGCCTGAAGACAAAGACGCTGCCAGTCAGGGACTGCAATACATTGTCCAGGGTTTGGAGCGCAAAGACGATCTCGTCATTGGGGATGAGTTGCTTGATGTAGCTAGAGTGGGGCTGGTCGATTTTGATAGTGTCAAACAAGCATTGCATCATCGAGTCGATCCCAGCGTACTGGTGCTCACCGGACGTCGCGCACCAGATTGGCTGATGGCAGAGGCCAGCACCATATCTACCACCACCCAGTTGCGTCATCATGGACGCGCCATCGAAGGTCTGGACTGCTAG
- a CDS encoding acyl-CoA thioesterase, translating to MRKEDAPEARTLSTRDRDPAIRVVLQPKDTNNQGTIFGGIILSYIDLAGAVEVSKYTRQRIVTAGIKEVNFLAPVYIGEVVSFYTKPLRFGRTSVTVRVDVESTRGHEEVHVTTAELTFVCIDDKGTPVEIVKY from the coding sequence ATCAGGAAAGAGGATGCTCCAGAAGCACGTACTCTCTCCACTCGCGACCGAGATCCCGCTATTAGAGTGGTCTTGCAGCCCAAGGATACAAATAATCAGGGCACCATTTTTGGCGGCATCATACTTAGCTATATAGACCTTGCTGGTGCTGTTGAAGTAAGTAAATATACTCGTCAGCGCATAGTTACTGCCGGTATCAAGGAGGTCAACTTCCTAGCTCCTGTATATATCGGCGAAGTAGTAAGCTTTTATACCAAGCCCCTTAGATTTGGGCGCACTTCAGTTACTGTCAGGGTTGACGTTGAATCTACTCGGGGACATGAAGAAGTGCATGTGACTACTGCTGAGCTTACTTTTGTCTGCATCGATGACAAAGGTACGCCCGTTGAGATAGTCAAGTATTGA